The window CACagaagtgtgagtgtgtgagagagagagagagagagagacccctgCTCAGCCTCTTCCTCAAGCTGAGATAGGTATATCCTTAAACTAGTTAGGCTTTACTTGAATCAAACTGTGAGTGTTATATTCGGTATGActcgattgtgtgtgtgtatgtgtgtgtgtttcaccccTGCTCAGCCACTTCCTCAAGCTAGTTAGGCTTTACTTGAATCAAGCTGTGAGTGttatattctgtgtgtgtgtgtgtggctacatTTCTCTagacaagtttaaaaaaagaagaaagaaatcccCATAAAGATCCCAACGCGTAATGTTTGGGTATCAGAAAGAGATTCAAGTCATAACCTCGAGTTGTAAATGAGAAGTAGGCTGTCTGAAAAAgtgacacacactctcacaattCTGTCATGAAACTGCAAAATTTGAGCAAAAGATTCTGCTTTCTAAaaggcatttttatttttaccattCGAAACCCGGGTGTGAGTTAACACTTTGGCTTGAGAGTGTTAGTTTAGCAGCAAACGGCTACTTTCTCCTCTGTGTTGTAATCCTAAGGGCCTCCATGTctgtgcatgtgagcgcatgtgagcGCTCCACACTGCTGATAAGTGACCCCTCCCCTCCAGTGAAGCTAGCTAGCTCTGTCAGCACGTTAGCCGTAGTTTGCACTTGTAGCTCTGTTAGCTGAtagccgccatgttgagagccgttgagaggcaacAGGAATGTTCCCAGAACCGTATCTTGCACCTTCAAAGTCGTTTCTATCTTCTTGTCTCACTCTCAGAGAGAAAGTGAACACGGGTATTTCCCAAATTATTATCTTAAAGTCAGCGTGTCATCAGCGTATCATTCGCTCTGCCGAGAGGGTGATTGTGCCAGGACCCTGAAGCGGCAGGTAAGATTGAAGCCGACCGCTCTCGCCCCTGGACACAAATTGTTCGAGTCCCTctcctctggcaggaggctgcggtccatcaggaccaagacctcatgCCACAAATACAGTTTCTTCCCGTCTGCAGTCGGGCTCACTTACATCCTCaggacatttttaaatatacttgttttgttttatgttattgtacattttcctattttctatttgtaaatgatttttacttttgcaccgtgtgtttattgtcattggCACCAATCACCCAACCGCAGAACACCGTACTTGTGTTGCTCTTGGAAAGATTTCTGAAAAAGCGCTTTAGATAACGTTGAAACAATCAATGTCTCCTTGATCTGTGCTGAACTCCTCTACGTGTGGTTCAGACAAGAAGggtcaaaggttaaaggttTAAGGTTCCCTCTAAATACTGTCTTTAAACAGCCACCGTTTCTAAAGATTGGAGGGAAGCGTTCAGCTTTGCTCCATGTGGCAGTAATGACATGTATAGTTCATGCAGTAGAGTCAGATGAGTCATACACTCGACCCAGGTCTCCTCACCTGGATCACAGTTGCCACGCCCCTTAAAGACAAAGGcagctgtgtttaaaaaagCATTACCTTTTTATATCTCTTCTTTAAGAGACGGCTGCCTTTTATGAACAGTACAAAAGTGTTGCGCTTTAATACCACGCTGCTTATTTACAACCGGTTTAAATTTGCGCCGCATACGAAACGTTTATCAATAACTCCAACGTGAACTGTAACTCTAACCTTGATCTAACACATCTCTGTCAAAACCACTAAGCCCAAAATAAATTTCCCACTTCCTCTTGAGGAAATTTTAATCTGCGCTGAATCCCCATTAGGTTAAAAgtactatacacacacacacacacacactctctcactatGTGTCACCTCTGCCCCCGTTTctggtaagtgtgtgtgtgtgtttctaagCATAACAGTCCGTGTAACCCCACCCACCTGTCACTTTAGGCTACACGGATCACTGTGGTGACGATACTGTACGCCAACGCGTcgcacttcctgtctgtgtgactgGCCTGAttgtgagggtgtgtgtttttgtcccgccccctctctctccctcaccagCCCTACTAACTCCTCCCCCGCACATGACATGATTTGAGAGAGTGAAAAACCACAGTCGAAAgaagtaacaacaacaaaaatccagCAAGGTTagtttaaataaagttttatttcaaatacaataggaaataaaaaaatatatatatattcttgtaGATCTGATTCATTCGAGACATACTCAGTATCTGCCTGGAAGAGTGTAGGAGTGAGGGGCGATGAGCCTCTACATACAGTACAATTAAACACCAGACCTCGTGACGCCAAATACCGCCTGACGCCCTTCTGCAAAAGGTCGCCTGCCATGAAAAAAAGGCCTCGAGTGGTATTTGAGCCAATCGGCACTAGCAAACATTCATGTGTAAACATTTAACAGCGTTAGAGTATTAAAAGTCTGCTACGAAAAGGTCAGTCCTACTGGTGGCCACGGCCTCAGCCTCCTCCAACAAGTCCACGCTCTCAGCCTCCTCCCGCAATCCGCTTTTAAGTGTGCCGGGGGCCACGAGACGGACCCGACGGCCTCCGGGCGAGCGGCCGCCGGGATGCCGCCGACGCGCGTGTCCATTTCTCTAATTAATGCAGCCTCTTCCAACTTCCCGTGCGTCCTCGAGACCAGAAGGCGCTCTGTCCGCGTGCAAGTCGAGTCCCTGGAGGTCCGGCGCCCCGTCCGCCCGCCGCCCGCCTGCACTTGTCCTTTACGATACGTTTGGCTGACTTTGGGCGGCGTTACACCGGGAGACGCGTTCATGTGCGACCACGGCGGTGCGGTCTGAACCTCCGACAGACGCTCTTCCCGTCTCCTCTGTAAGAACTGCCCTCTTGAAACGATAAATAACACAATCAGAACTTTGCATGGCAAGCCGGTCATAGATTGAAAGGGAACTCCAACAGGAAGTCTTGCACAACGTGGGTGAGCGGCAGCTCTGGCACCCGGCTTCCTCCACCGCACAGCTTCATGATGCGCTTCCTGCACAGCTCCTGCAGCGTCGGCTCCCATTTCCTGTACGGGACGCTCAGGCTCTTCTTGGGCGAGTTGGCGTAGTGCTCCAAGAGTGCGAAGAGCGTCAGGAAGGAGCGCTCGTTGCCCGCCAGCGAGAACTTTTGGCGCTTGTAGTCGATGCGCACGCTGACCGGCCCGCCCTTGCCGTGGTAGGACAGCGTGAAGAAGACGTCCTTCTGCCGGCTGTCGCGAATGAGGTAGCTGCCCAGCGGGGCGTCCCGCAGCATGCGGTGGGCCTCCTCCACTCCCAGAGGGCCCCAGTAGAAGGCGCTGTGCTCGAGCTTGGACGCTGTGTCCGTGATGATCTTGTAGTCCTCCTTGCAGGAGAAGGTGGGGAAGTGGGTCAGATACACCGAGGGGACGAACGCCGACCTCAGGGCGGCCCGGCGCTGAAGCCGCGCCGACTCGGTGCGGTGAGGGCTGAGAGCGAGCTGCCTGGAGAGCAGCGACGACGATGGCGACGGTGAGCTCGACAAATGAGTCTTGTCATGGCCTTCCACTGCGCTGTCGGCTACCATCCTACAGGGGAGAGCAGCCCCTGACCCTCTCCCATCTCTAACCACCACACTGACATCCTGAGAGAGACGAGACAAGCAGCACCGGGttattacattcattcattcattcatctccACAACAGTTGCATCTTCATGTCAAAGTTTAAAGGCGGGAGTGAAAGTGAACAACACACAACTTTAACTCAATGACCATGTAAGGCCCTGATGCTCTAAAAAGATGaagtagcgtgtgtgtgtgtgtgtgtgcgcgtgtgtgtgtgtgtgcgcacacaagTCAGTGACTGTCTCTGAGTGTAGGTTAGAAACACAAGTTTCCATGGAGCGTGACTCTGTTTGATGTGACTGGAATCTGCGGTGAGGCTAAATTACAGTCAGCCAGTCAGATTACTGtacaatgcccccccccacacacacacacacacacacacacacacactgagtttaTAAGGCTTCTAgtggtgttttttctttatcacGTCTACCGGGTTGAAATCTAACTTTCTCAAACcaatgacataaaaaaaatgtttttaaaaacctaATAGATTGCTAACTTAAAGTATTATGGTCTGTAATCTAAAGGCTGCATTCACCTTCTTCCTGTGTATTCCAATGTAAACTACCTAAAGACTTCTAgtgaagaataaataaagacaggaaaagGTCATGATCAGGTATTGTACTTCTGGGGGACTATATacaataatttgtatttatttgtgtatatctTAAGAGCAAATGTTTATCTTTGCCATTTCAGTGCCTCGtgaagtttttttctttccaacatCTGGACAGTGAGAAAACACCGTTTCACGTCTgaattacttctttttttttgactgcggaatacattttttttttttaaatgtaaataaaatgaatgctGCAAAGCACCAATAAAAGTCAAAGTCTTACCGTTTTGCTCTAACACCGGCGGCTGTTTAACGATCCGTTAGTCTGCACTCCCCAGAGAGCTGCTGTCCCGTAAGGTAAATCCGTCACGGAGCGCGAGGTCTGGAGCGACTctcatgcgtgtgtgcacgcgcTAGAGTGAGCGAGtgggcgtgtgcgtgtttgcgtgtCTGCCGCAGTGAACGCTCCTCCTGAATTTTATACCCCTCGTCGACTATTTCCCTGAAACGAAAGTGAAACTCTCTCGCTAGGCCCCGCCCCCCGCGCATGAGCGTGAGTATTTGTTTGAGAAAGCCGCAGAAGCCACATGAAGGAGGGACGTTACAGAAACACGGGTGACATGGCCGCGTAATGGCCGCGTGCACTGACACGCACGGcttttttttgggttttttcagTGGCGTTTTGGGGAgctttcttaaagggacaggccAACACTGGTTGGGGGCGGGGCGTGTTTTAGGTGACCGGGTCCTGGTTTCTGGGAACAGACAGTTGCTGTTGCTGACTTtcttaaaagtattttttttttgcgggggggggggcactttgataaaaaataaataaaattcagTCCATTTTTAAATTGGCAAAAAGCCAGACGTGTGTAGCTGAAATCTCCCAAAATAGTCAATAGCAAAAACAACCCAGATTGTAGAAATccgggtcagaggtcaaatgtgTAACTGTTCTATTAATTCAGtgcaaatgtaatgttttcatgtttcattcgTGTCAGTGTACCAGGTGCATTTATTTCTCAAACAATGTGAATAATACAATTTATGATCTCTGCAGTCAGAGAGCACCTGTGCATAATATCATGTCTCATAAGAAGGAAAATTCTAATCTTtcggtttaaaaaataaatgaataaagatcAAAAAGAGGCCGTTAATAGCCGTCTCTTCCACTCAAAGTGTCTCTGTGCTCCACGTTTAGGGTGATTCATCTCAGAAAGGCTCATATTGTGACGTCCTGACAGTCATTCAACTATTTAGACTTCACATCGGGGGCCAGTTGACTCCCATTGTGTCTCCTCGTGTGATATTAATGGGATCACCCGTCACACACTGGTGCATTTGTCACATTCCTCTGAAGCTGTGGTCAAACGGTGGTCAGTGAGAGCGTCGCTTCTACGTAACAGCCGTTTCACATCAAGCACACTTCCCTGAAGGATGTTCTAATCTCTATTTATtcagagagcgtgtgtgtgtgctgtggcaCGGCAGACATTAGTAAATGACCTAATCAGTGCTTCATGCCAAATGATTCATGCGTTCATAAGTCTGAGAAATACAGCGATGGCCATTACAAGTTCATCAGATACACAGTACCTGCACATCAAAACATCCCATGCTGCATCACCTCGTCCTGAAGATCTCGTCAaacgtctgcacacacacacacacacacacacacacacacacgcacgcacgcacgcacgcgcgcgcacacacacacacacacacacacacaccagatgaaCTATAAGCTCCATGTGGTCAGGTTTAAAAAGGGGGGGACAAACAGAAAGTTAAGGAAAGGACTCCGGCTCAGCTGGCATtacttaaagagacagagacagagaggaggggcagAAATGCTTTGTGAGGTCTTTGTGGTGGTTAGTTTCATTTTATCTGACTCAACTCAAATCAGCCCGCTGGTTGCATTGTGTGTATCTGATGGTGTTGCTGACGCCCGCTCTGTAGCGCAGAGGTCAAACTGGTGGGTTTAGTTTCTGTCTGCTTCATAATGAGATTAATAAAATGGTGTTTGCTCTTCACTCATTTTCGGAAGCAGGCCTGAGACCAGTTTTGTGTCCCGGATTAAAACACGATCCAGACTGTCAGTCACTCAAAGATCTGATGCATCAAAGTCTGGTCGCCATCGAACGCTATATACTAAGACGTAGTATATGGGGCGAACGTTAACGATCAAATATTCCGTGGTATGATATTGTGGGTGTAGTAATAAGCAAACAATCCCATGACCCATGTGAAACCAGAAGTAAGCGTTGACTTGGCTTTTTATTTAACGTAATGTTTCATAAGTTATTATTCTCACACAAAACatgaccttttctttctttctttaacagAGTAGTTTTGTACAGAGGGATAAACAATGGCTGCTGCGTGGCTTTAAGAACAATCACCGATACCGGTAATTACATCGTTATGTGCACAATGCAAAGTTACAGCATGCAGAATACATTCAGATCAGATATGATTcaagtaaagagagagagagagacgggcaatGAGGAGGAGGGCCGGGTGCTCAGCTCTCCGCttaatcagaaacacacacacacacacacacacacacacccacacacacacacacacacacacacacacacacacacactctgctgcatGTCTGTCTCGCATTTCTTCT of the Cyclopterus lumpus isolate fCycLum1 chromosome 8, fCycLum1.pri, whole genome shotgun sequence genome contains:
- the socs1a gene encoding LOW QUALITY PROTEIN: suppressor of cytokine signaling 1a (The sequence of the model RefSeq protein was modified relative to this genomic sequence to represent the inferred CDS: inserted 1 base in 1 codon), with the translated sequence MVADSAVEGHDKTHLSSSPSPSSSLLSRQLALSPHRTESARLQRRAALRSAFVPSVYLTHFPTFSCKEDYKIITDTASKLEHSAFYWGPLGVEEAHRMLRDAPLGSYLIRDSRQKDVFFTLSYHGKGGPVSVRIDYKRQKFSLAGNERSFLTLFALLEHYANSPKKSLSVPYRKWEPTLQELCRKRIMKLCGGGSRVPELPLTHVVQDFLLEFPFNXMTGLPCKVLIVLFIVSRGQFLQRRREERLSEVQTAPPWSHMNASPGVTPPKVSQTYRKGQVQAGGGRTGRRTSRDSTCTRTERLLVSRTHGKLEEAALIREMDTRVGGIPAAARPEAVGSVSWPPAHLKADCGRRLRAWTCWRRLRPWPPVGLTFS